The following DNA comes from Gammaproteobacteria bacterium.
GTATCTGTTACTTCGACAGCGACGACATCGGGTGTCTTTGTTTCCTTGATCGGCTCACGTTCGGTTGCCAGAACAATGGTGTTGTTTGGTTGGGCTTTGGTTGGTTTAGTCTGCTGTTGCAGAGCACTACAACCCGTGATAAGCCAGAGCATCAATAAAAATGGAATCAAACGTCGTTGTGTCATAGTGTATTTACGGTGTATCACGGTAGGGTGCGCATCGCACACCAAAAAAAGGTATTATCTCATACATGAAAGTAGATACCACTGGAACTGACCTTCATTATACCTCAGGTCGCCGCCTGTGTGACTGGTATCGGCAGCCATTGGGGCAACTGTTGGCTCAATGTGAGCATCAGGCGCTGGATGATGTTATTGGCGAGTTGTTTGGTTATCAGCAGCTAACAATTGCCTCACCCTGGGACTATGATTACCGCAATAAGGGGCGGATTCAGTATCAATATCATCTCGGGCTGGGGTCGATGCGCGTGCGTGATATGGATATCGTGGGTGCCGCCGAGGCATTACCAATTATGACCGATAGTGTTGATCTGCTGGTTTTACCTCATCTGCTGGAACGGAGTGATGATCCGCATCAGGTCTTGCGTGAGGCAAATCGTTGCCTGGTGTCCGGCGGGCATCTGATTATCTTTGGTTTTAACCCCTTTAGTCTCTGGGGGGGGTGGCGCAAACTGGTTAGCTGGCGTGGTCTGGCACCCTGGAACAAACGTTTTTATTCGGTGTTTCGGGTTAAGGACTGGTTATCATTATTGGGTTTTGATGTGTTGCAGGAACAGCGCATGTTTTATCGCCCACCGATTAATCACGAGCCGATTATGCGTTATCTGGGGGTGATGGAAAAGATTGCCTGGCCCCTGCCAACAGCGACTTATATGTTGTTGGCACAAAAACGGGATATTAGCTTTACTCCGATTAAGCCGACCTGGGCTCGGGTGCCGGGCATGTTACCCACGGGACTGGTTGAACCTTCTACCCGAGGGATGCAAAGAAAGGGGATTGTAGATGAATGAACAAGTTGTTGAAATTTATACCGATGGAGGTTGCCGTGGTAATCCGGGTATCGGTGCCTGGGGAGTTTTGTTGCGCTACAACGGCACAGAAAAACAGTTTTCAGGGTCAGTACAGGAGACCACGAATAACCGCATGGAGTTGACAGCAGCGATTAAGGGGCTGGAAAGCCTGACTAGAGGCTGCAAGGTTCGTCTGACCACCGATTCACAATATGTGCAAAAAGGTATTACTGAGTGGATTATCGGGTGGAAGGCAAGGGGTTGGAAGACAGCAGCAAAGAAACC
Coding sequences within:
- a CDS encoding class I SAM-dependent methyltransferase: MKVDTTGTDLHYTSGRRLCDWYRQPLGQLLAQCEHQALDDVIGELFGYQQLTIASPWDYDYRNKGRIQYQYHLGLGSMRVRDMDIVGAAEALPIMTDSVDLLVLPHLLERSDDPHQVLREANRCLVSGGHLIIFGFNPFSLWGGWRKLVSWRGLAPWNKRFYSVFRVKDWLSLLGFDVLQEQRMFYRPPINHEPIMRYLGVMEKIAWPLPTATYMLLAQKRDISFTPIKPTWARVPGMLPTGLVEPSTRGMQRKGIVDE
- the rnhA gene encoding ribonuclease HI; its protein translation is MNEQVVEIYTDGGCRGNPGIGAWGVLLRYNGTEKQFSGSVQETTNNRMELTAAIKGLESLTRGCKVRLTTDSQYVQKGITEWIIGWKARGWKTAAKKPVKNVDLWQQLDKLAANHDVEWHWVRGHSGHAENELVDQLCNQAMDQLENK